ATCTGGTGTGCCACAGTAAGAACTCTAAACTgaaatttaactaattttttattggaGTTAGGTTCTCATTCTTTCATGACAGGTACCTGTCAAAGATATCCGTTTATGACAATAGTGAGCAAGCTGTCTTTGTGCTTCTTGGTGATGCTGGTCGTGACCTGACTGGGAAGCCAGCATCAGAGTTAGTCAGAAGCTATTTTGAGGTaactttttataagtatataagCTCTGAAAAGTTTTGgtagatgttgttttcttttcatcATGCTAAGCTCTTAAACGTAAGCCTGACCCTGTTTTGATTGAATGTCAGGCTAATGGAAATGAAGGAGTTAACCTTGAGGCACCTGTTCCGGAAGCTCTAATCAGCACCATCGGTCAGAAGCATAAGTTTTGTGTCAAAGTCACATAGCATAATTTTTCAGGTAAGACCCGATCTCTTACCGTGACCAAGATCCTCCCACTAGACCCTGAACCAACCACAATGTCTTCGGAAGATAACCATACTACTGCCACATCTGGGGAAACATCCGAAAACTGTGTGGATTCAGCGGATGGGAGTAAGAGAACCTGTGACAGTTCTGAGCTGGAGAGAGTTAAACGCCCTAAATGTGGGAACTAGGGTTCTCGCGACAGTTCTCAGAGAGTGCATTTTCTATTCAGTTTACGTGTTTGTTTCTTTACAATTGCATGCATGGTTTTTCCATTATGTCTTTGAATTGTGAGACTTTTTTCCTTGACAATGGTTTCtctctttttgatttttcagcggttttttaAGAATCATATTTGGTCAAATAATATTTGGTTAAATAATTTGGGTCAAcatgttattttttcttatcCTCATTTGATTGACttaaatccaaaaaataatatgaaaatatttccATATCGCAAATCCATAAGGTTTATGACAAACTCAACTGGTCCATAAATACATTAGAATTTACTTAGTGAAATGAGAAAATAACGTGATAGTCAAACACAATTATTAAATGCGTTTTCCTTCACTAACGtaaaaaatattcccatatcTCAATCAGTTTAATATCTTTCCTAAACCATACTCCTaaagaataaaacaaaacactTTCTACCCCCATCTCCATATTCGATAATCAAAAAGCTCTGTAACATATTTCTTCCCCTTCTCTGTTCTTCCTTAGGTCCTTTTACAGTTGGCTACTAAGCTCGCCAAACGACTCTGTAAGTATAAAAAATTTTACAAACAAACGGTATACGAATATAAATCTACCCCTATAGTTAACAATCTATTTGCTTCTCAGGATAAAGTTACACAAAGATGGAGAACACACCTCCAACACCCCATTTGGAAACTGCAGGTTCAAAAATACAGACTTTTGCATACAGTATTGTATTTACCAAACGGAGTTGAGAATAGTACATATAGCTTTAAAACAGAAcacatacaaaataataaaatttcaatatttatattcttttatatcgcaaattgtttttatattaatatggaGATAACAagtatttaaagttttatatttttttataacgcgaatcgtttttattaaataataaacatttcaaTCTTTATTTTAAAAGGTAGGCTAATAAATCTGTCCCCTCTCAATATACTAAGCAAAATATACTAATATGAAAACAACAGGTATTTataatcttgattttttaaagCACATATTTGTTCCAcctatataaaaaactaatatataagtTGAGAAAATTCCAAATATTActcatagtatattttaatgttaCGCTTTTAATTTACAACTTCTAatgatgtatttttttaaaaactttggggaaaaaagataaaaaaaataaaaacatttcgtatttgaaaacatattatccaaaaaatcataaaaaaaatttccctCTTAAActttttgtgttatttttagatttattttttttaaaagtttttgttatttttctttaatatttatatattcttttatttttcaaattttataaattttgtaaatatatatagagtattaatgtcatttacctattaaataaaacattttggtaattttcccCCTTATGATATAATTTAgtgatcaaaacttaaaaatggtcTGTTTATAAGAATAACTCTATTCAAGATgagataaaaatttataatatagttaTGATTGACATATTATACATTAGTCAATCATATTATAGCATTATTACATATACCCTATAAAATTTAGAAGTGAATTATAGATGAGATCCAACTGGTTTCCACAAATCTGTTAAAGCTTGGTAAGGTTAGTAATCAATTactaaaaaacataaattaatttcGTGGGCTTATTTGTATACCATAGAAAGCATTGTATTTTACTATCATTTTATTAACGACATACAACAGAACTTGGAATTCTCAAATATTACTATTtcttttttcataatatttagtATTAATAAGAAAAGAATAGGTATATGGTTtgataaacataatataattctttttcaaataataaagtggtaaacaattaaaaaaactgTCTATATAGCAAATAAACTAAAACTATTATTTTCTGTATTCTTAATgtcttatattttatacaaactcacctgttttttgttatttttaattttatgcaTATAATAGAAACTCGAGTTTGCATATCCTATTATTCCATTTTAATAAGAGTTAGTGTTAATAAGGGGATAAGCATGTATATAGTTtgataaacaaaagataaaactCTTTTAATAAAAACGTGGTCAGAAAAGTAagaatatatatctatatagtCAATGAAATTCTTCTTTGAATACAAATATGCGAGTCAACCAGGACGAAAAAGAGTTCTCTGATTGGCTTCTCAAAGTCGGTGAAGGTCATTCAGAATCAGAACAGGGAGACGAGGACGATGGCTACCATGACCAAATGGTAAATATCGATCCAACATTGCTCAAAGAGACTAAAGAAGAGTCACTAAAGCAAGTTGTCGATGCAGCGTATGGTGATACCAAACAAATAGAGGCCTCCCAAAGTTCCTACACCGATAAAGCTATCCTAACACCCCGAAATGATACAGTCGATGAAATCAATGCGTATACAATCTCCAAAACCACCGGAGAGTCAAAAGACTACTACAGTTACGATAGCTTTGAGGTTTCGGAAACTCAATCTAACCAAAATGATACACTATACGCCATTGAGTATCTCAACTCGATGAAGTTTCTAGGATTGCCTTCCCATAAACTCACTCTCAAAGTTGGAGCCCCGATTATGCTTCTGCGAAACATAAACCAAACAAAGGGATTATGTAATGGTACCCGTATGATCCTAACCCACATAGGCAAAAGAGTGCTTAAAGCAGATATAATTACTGGTTCCCACATTGGAAATGAAGTTTTGATCCCACGAGTAGTCCTCTTGCATGGGGATACACAGCTACCCTTCACTTTACGTCGACACAAGTTCCCTATCAGATTGTGTTATGCGATGACAATCAACAAAAgccaacactacaagaaaacagggggattctgatggccgaaatcgtcggaaattcgtcggaattgaccgattccgacgaatttccgacgaacccgtccgtcggtatcgtttcgtcggaaaaaaaaaaacgtcgCAATTTCGTCAgtacttccgacgactttctgacgaataccgagaaacgtcattctgacgaacttccgatgatattacgatgcggacacacgagaccagagttcatcggaaaaactacgtaCCGATGGAGAACGTTCCTCGAACAATTCCGACGTAGCGTGTTCCTCGGTGTATTCCGATGAACattggtcgtcggaatataccgacggacaatggtcgtcggaaaataccgacgaacaaggttcgtcggtattttccgacgaaatggttcgtcggtatattccgacggatatatatccgtcggtattttccgacgaccCTGTCTGTCGGtatataccaattttaaaaacgaattgattttgcatttttatatattttttgatattaataaattaaaaaaatcagaaatttaaaactaataatattatataatttaaattcatacaaaccgaaataggaaaaaaacattcagaaagtttagaattcatacaaaccgaaatagaaaaaaaaacattccgaaagttttaaaaagccgaaataaactaagatgaactcgaagacatcaaatgatctagcttctgcataatctcggtgttgaacttcttctgggatgccaactcagcaaggatagtggcattctccgaacggatagtggcattctccgaaaggatagtggtgttctgctcctccaatgccccaatccgttcatctttgtcatgtagctgctcgagaatcatgggatcggcatatggagcttgcgaagaagatgccggatacgaagaagcacgacgggccaacccaactaaacggcctcctttccttttaggaaccgcctacaaaaatatttaaagtaagtaaatagggacaagtaagtaatcgacattataaaaaaaatatattaaaaaaaattaccttttcaaccatctcatttatttgcaatagagacaggttggttgaagctcccgtagagtcgccgtcatcagagagaggctgagattgagaaactatctcagcttccaccaaatcaactacacctttgatcacggggtcctgaatttgacccgtcgtcttgttagtgtgagccaccttaatgagttggagacgatcaacgggattaccgtcatttgcttcgactaaaaaaaaccgccattattagccaagaaatatataaaatatttatttaaaaaatataaagataaataataataaaaacttacaagttcatcctccttagtagacatggagcaagcgccgaggttgtgcacatacatacctttcccgccacgatcgctcttccggttcctggagttcctagaagacgtctctgcagtttcttccttctcccaatgagctatcaactgctcccacaccgtcccgttgatgaaccgtggcttcttgttcttctgccaaactgtcttccacgcgtttatctgctttgtgtaagagtccatgctcttttcgttgaatttcttacggactgtttccgtaagatcggagtgccagttgaactcttgctacaaaacaaacacaatttaataagtaaatatattttaaaaaatgtaaaaactttaaaaaaatgaagagttactataccgcaaactgacgaaaccacaactcttaCGGaacatcaaacacctgcttgttcttcgtaaacgaagtcttactcatgcggtatggatgatcaggtggtagaaatcgtctgtgacagtcaaaccaacacgttttccttccgttctttagttggaaagcatctgtgtcatcttgacaatatggacatgatagcttcccatgtgttgtccatccagataacataccatatgctggaaagtcacttattgtccacataagtactgcccgcatctgaaagttttctttgcgcgaaacatcgtatgtctcaaaaccatgcgcccatagttgttgcaactcatatattagtggttgaagaaacacatctagtgatcttttaggatgatctggcccggggacgagaattgagagaaacaaaaactctcgtcgcatgcacaagctcggccgtaagttgtacggtgtcacaataactggtcatagagaatactgtcttccatgctttccaaatgggctgaaaccatcagtagataatccaagataaacatttcttctctcttccgcaaattctggatatgttgactggaaatgtttccaagcctttgcatctgaaggatgtctaatctcaccatttgtggaatgctctgcatgccatctcattgcttttgatgtgcgctcacactgatacaacctcttcaatctttccgtcaaaggcaaataccacattcttttgaatgggatcggaactcttcccctcgtctcctgataacgaggtttcccacaaaatttgcatacattccgtgtctcatccgctctccagtagatcatgcagttgtcaatacatacatctatcacttcatacggtagttgaagacctgcaacaagtttctgaacctcgtagtatgaacccggtgcaaggttatcctcaggtagaatacctttgacaaaatcagtaatcgcatccatacattcttcagccaaattatagtctgtcttaatacccattaatctagttgcagatgataagactgaatgaccatctctacaattttgatacaaaagttgttttcctgcatccaacatgtcaaaaaatctcctagattcggggtttggttcttcccctctataatgatcatgtaccatctgctcagtacctacaccataatctatatccgttctagattcttctaacctaatatcaggctgaggttcactaacaggctgaggttcgctagtactaccatattcataaccagttttcccatgaaggtaccaaactttataattacgtgaaaaccctttcatatacaaatgagtccaaacatcaaattcttttataaccttattattattgcaagaagagcagagacatcttaacataccactttttgcatccggtttctgttgaacaagcctcatgaattctccaatcccttgaacgtattcttccgtaagcaaattggtgttcggatccaaatgaggtgtatccatccacgaacgataataaacttctgaagacatgattttcacggaattgttatgactaaagagaatgaagagagaatgaagtgtgaatgagttgaatgaggaggggttgtagttataggaaattgcttacggacctccgacgactttccgacgaaattccgacggatgtaaagcagtccgtcggaattccgtcggtattgtccaatctcaaacggctatacaacggtcatatatatttgtcggcaacggtcacatggttcgtcggaattccgtcggaaaataccgacggaattccgacgactttactgttaatcggaatgtcgtcggaaattcgtcggaatataccgacgaacttccgacgactacaacggttacattttttatcggaatgtcgtcgaaaagtcgtcggaatattctgacgaCCCTTGTTTCGTCGggattccgtcggaaatggccgacggaattccgacgacttcattttttggatttggtcggtaatccgtcacaaatccgtcacaaatgtccgacgacattggtgtccgtcggaacctccgtcggaattcggcgtgttttcttgtagtgcaggGCCAAAGCTTAAAAGAGGTTATCCTATACCTTCCTAGACCGGTCTTCTCACATGGTCAACTCTACGTGGCCCTCTCACGTGTAACAAGCAAAGCAGGACTAAAAATCATCAAAGGCGAAGACTCACACAAACAAAAAGTGAAGAACATAGTCTACAAAGAAATCTTCAACCGCCTTCATCCACATGAGAGTaagtaaaattcaaaaatcagaATCTAATGGAAGATTTCAAAGTGGTTATCTATCTAAAAATTCATATCTATCTACTATGCAGCACTCGAGGTACCACCAGAAATGAATCAGAACTAAAACTCCTTCCGTGATGAAGGTTACCTCAGTGCTTACAAGTACGTCTCCCTACTTTACTATCTAATTAATTGATAACTAATACTAATCTATGTTCActgatatatttaaaaataaattgcaGGCTCCCCAACACGGAAACTCCTTCCCTTCCACCACCTACTTCGTCAAAAGTCCACCGTCCTATTTacgtttttttcttctatgtttTAAGACATTAACATCTGCTCTTAATAATGATAAGGACAATTTTGCTTCTACGCATAATTTATaacaaactaaaattttaaagagattaagattattttttttttacaactttaaatacattatattaCTCAAACAACCTGATGTGTTAATCGATTTTTGCCTTCAATATGACATACactgtttaatttaaaataatgtattgcAAATAATTTCATACAAaataacccgggcgtagcccgggaccGCCTCTAGTTATATATAAGAGGGTTTCCTCTCTCCTTAGGATCCACGTATGAAATTCATTTcatagcatcgcgagacgtgtCCAGTCTGCAAACCGCATCGTTTCATTAAAGATGGTCCTGTTGGGCTTCATTCTGATTCATGTTTGCTTACGTTTTGGGCTGTTAGCTGCGGCAGCGGCTAGAGATCAAAATTCAAGATGAAAAAAGGAGTATCCAAAGGGAAAGAGAGAAGAACAGGAGAAGAAATCTTTTGTTTTCAGTCGTACAGAGGAGTGAGAAATGAGGAATAATGGTCACTACTTTTTTTGGCGTTAGCGGCAACACCGAAAAGCTTCTTTTATTCTGACGCCGCGTCTCTGTTCAGCGACAACACCGAAAAACTTATGAACAAATCTATGACGCCGCGTCTCTGTTCAGCGTTCGTTAAACGAACATGGCTATTATATGTTTTTGCGGCCCGATGGAGATCGTCTCTCCCCCTTAGATCTATGGGGGTGACGCCTGATCATATTAACTACTTTTCACTCATAAAGACAACCCGGAAACGTTACAGATGCATTCAATTGTTGTCGTTAACGAACTTCTTAACTCCTTCAACTCATGCCAAGCACGATTCCCCATTCCCGTAAATATCATCCTTTCATATCTCACAGAAAATGATTGAGCTACTGAAATCTCATGGCAGTTTATCTTATGTGAGTTTTGAGATTTTCATGATTTTGATTTATTCTCGGAGATCTGAATGCAAATGTTACAGATTCAATGTTTCTCGATGCATTTAGGGAGATGGGTGAAGTTGTGTCGGTTCGTTTCTGTAGGGATATGGCACTTGGAGATCGCATTAATTTGTCAATTTCACCAGTCTCCAAGATGGTTAGAGTTCTCTTGATTATGATTTCTGAtttgttagttaattataaatTCTTTGCAAACATGAACTTAAATCTGGTTTCCAGTTTGAATGGTATTAGGGATTAGAGGACCGGGAAGAACAAAAAGTGTTGTCTTTTTTTCCCGTAATTAGGCTGTGCTTCGATGCAGAGGCCGGCAATGAGTTCACAACTCTGCTCTGTCTCAGATTTGGTGAAAGATTAGTCGACTAGAGAACGAATATAGAGGCTTGGAAAATGTTTGCTCGATGTATAGTTGTTTTCACGTCAATttgatcttaattttttttttggtaggatgCTGGAAAAGATGTGTTGGAAAGCTATTCAAGAGGACTGACGATGTTCTCTATGTAGACAAAACCATGAGAGGTATTGAATAAGTTATAATAGGTTTTAGACTATACGTCTacgtttcttctttttctttctcttatgCCTCCTGTAAATtaaatttagacttttaaaaatatgtcaaGCCTGGAAAAATATATTCAGTTTCTTTTACTCAAATTCTGGATATAATAAGCCATGTTCATCAAGAAAGAAGGGAACAAcgatccaagcttctttgctcCTTTGATTCTCACTTTCCAGAGATCTTTCCAGAGATCTCTCATGATCATAAGAAAACAACTATGCAACAGTAGACCCACTTGAGCTGTCATCATCCACTGAACAATTGTTACGTCCTAGCTATCATTCCGTATGACCCTCTCCTCAGAACTTGGTGCTGCTGGTTTGATTGATTTTTAAGCCAACGAGTGGCTCAAAGATTGCCCCTGTCACTACTGTTTGAAGCATTGCTTCTTGATTGACCTGAGCTTATCCCGTCTTCCAAAAGCGTCCATGGGTCACCCACATCCCTGTTGTCTGGTTCTTACTGTTGACACGGTAACAACATCGTCTCCTTCAGCTTCCCTTATGCTCCTGCTGTACTGTTACAGTATTTTTTGTATCGCAGGGGAGTTTATTTGATTGAGCTCAGCAGAAGATCTCGAGGGTCAAACAAGtgtgacactacaagaaaacatcgttattctgacggaaaatgagaAATTTGGGTTTTCTCGTAATATAccgatgaaataccgaggaaatcatattcctcggaaaacaCCGACGAATATCCGAAGATATATTATAGCTGTTAGAGAGTCGTTGGAGGATTTTAAAATTCCAAAGGAAAGAGCCGTTGCCTCGGAATTGCCTCAgaatataccgatgaaataccgagtaaatcatattcctcggaaaacaccgacgaatatccgaggatatattatagccgttagagagccgttgggggattttaaaaattctgaagaaattccgaggaaagagcCGCTGCCGTCGggattccgtcggaatttcctcggtactgTCGGCAgtatttcatctataaatacccgcacccccccaacctcttcattcactcaatttcttcatcctctcacatactatatttacacacgaatttgattgaaaaaaacatgtcttcttcaaattattatcgttcttggatcgatcgacctcatttggatccgaacacgagattgttTACGAaagaataccaacaaggtataaccgaattcatggggttagttcaacgacaaccggaagcagaaACGGGTATGTTAaaatgtccttgctctaattgtaaaaatagaaagattattaaagagtATGATGTTcagactcatctatatttgaatgggtttacacaaagttacaaaatttggtatcatcatggagaaactgattatgaatatggtagtactatcGAACCTCAGCATGCGGTTAtgttagaagaaccaattagaatggatgtagattatggtgtatgtactgagcagatggtaaatgatcattttagaggggaagatttacccaatgcagaagctatgagattttatgatatgttggatgctggaaagcaacccttgtatgaaggttgcagagatggtcattcagctttatcatctgcaacaagactgatgggcattaaaacagattataatttggctgaagactgtgtggatgcgattgctgattttgtaaaaggtattctacctgaggataatgtaggccctggttcatactacgaggttcagaaactggtagctggtcttggtttatcgtatcaggtaatagatgcatgcagcgataactgcatgatttattggagggcggatgaacagcgggttacatgcaaattttgtggaaaggctcgttataaagatacgagtggaagagttcctgtgccatttaaaaggatgtggtatttgcctttgacggaaaggttgcagaggttgtatcagtctgaacgcacagcgcaaccaatgagatggcatgcgaagcattcaacaaatggtgagattagataTCCTTcggatgcaaaagcgtggaagcatttccaatcaacatatcccgactttgcgtatgagagaagaaatgtctaccttggattatgtactgatggtttcagcccgtttggcaagagtggaagacaatattctctatggccagtcattattacaccatacaacttaccgccaaacttgtgcttgcgacgagagtttttgtttctctccattctcgttcccggaccagagcatcctaagagatcacttgatgtgtttcttcagccacaaatatatgagttgcaacaactatgggctcaaggtgctaaaacatacgatgtttcatgtaaagaaaacgttcaaatgcgggcagtacttatgtggacaataagtgattttccaggatatggtatgttatctggatggacaacgcatggaaggctatgatgtccatattgtcaagataacactgatgctttccaactaaaacaaggaaggaaaacgtgttggtttgactgtcacaggagattcctaccacctgatcatccatatcgtaggagtaggaatttgtttacgaagaacaagagggtgtttgacagtccacctccggaaatttgtcgacacaactaagagattttggtgcagaaaggacgccagaccaAGGTGGACATGTGCATtatccggtagatgctgttggagaactacataactggcacaaaaaaagtattttctgggatctgccatactggaaggatcatctgctgagacataatttagatgtcatgcatattgagaagaacttttttgacaatctcatgaacacgatccttaacgttcaaggtaaaacaaaggataatttgaagtcaagactggatttagtcgatatatgtgctcgttcagaacttcatgttgatgagaatggtagggcttcTTTTCCCATAttccgacttgatgcagagggaaaagatgcgttctttgattggatttcaaacgatgtggaatttctagacggttacgcatctaatttgcgtaactgtgtcGACAGAAATGAAGGAAAGTTTATCGGCTTGAAGagtcacgattgccatgtaatgatgcagcgcctcctccCATTTGCCtacaaggaactattaccacggaatgttcatgaagcaattgcatgGATTAAtgctttcttccgcgatttatgcacgagatcaatgactcttgaaggtattgaaaatttgaagactaacatagccgtgattcagtgcaacattgagaagatatttcctccatcattttttgatgttatggagcatcttgttattcacctggcaagagaattggaacttggtggtcctgtgcagtatagatggatgtatttgTATGAGCGCTATATgtaccatttgaagaagatggtgaaaaattatagtagggtggaaggttttATTATCGCACAGATGATAAATTCAGAAACTTAAAACTTTGCCGAGTTTACaatcatgtgtattaataacatttatttacaaattaaataattttttaaatgttaaagatttgttatatcaagtacccccgggttaggaacagagatgatccatgggtcacTGTTACTtcactcaacccgagaggccgagttcagggaagttctgagctggaagacccactacaaacAAGCACATCCGGTAATTacagtgcagcagaagatttagctgcagttggccttgtagtcgatttaaccgactttgaagaggaagctgtcgttcacgtagaggatgaaccagagattggagagtttcaccaagatccagattcagattcatctggtgatgatgactcggaaacagagtaGCAtcgccttttttttttaatataagaataccgaagaaattccgacggataataggatttagggatttcctcagaatttcctcggaatagtccGAGACTTTTCCGACGATTTAGGgcttttcttttagggtttcgatttcctaggaaaagcctcggaatattccgaggcttttccgaggaagtagggtttttaaaccgaaagcaacgttttgcggtttgaataacacttatataacccttattaagtgtcttagactgattatgaagtcaaaaatttgttccttaccctataataaacacttttccgattctatgaacgaaatccccacaac
This genomic stretch from Brassica napus cultivar Da-Ae chromosome C9, Da-Ae, whole genome shotgun sequence harbors:
- the LOC125592539 gene encoding uncharacterized protein LOC125592539; the protein is MRVNQDEKEFSDWLLKVGEGHSESEQGDEDDGYHDQMVNIDPTLLKETKEESLKQVVDAAYGDTKQIEASQSSYTDKAILTPRNDTVDEINAYTISKTTGESKDYYSYDSFEVSETQSNQNDTLYAIEYLNSMKFLGLPSHKLTLKAKECLKQI